One Rhizobiales bacterium GAS188 DNA window includes the following coding sequences:
- a CDS encoding replication restart DNA helicase PriA produces MIADVLMPVGVDTAYSYRSPLGLTVAPGDVVVAPLGPRQTLGVVWAVREERASEHPNLKSLIGKAPLPALPKALIDFVEWTARWTLAPRGLVLRMALHDTSAVPPEAPRIGVRLAGPPPQRLTPARQRVLQAAGAVAPGAVLGKRALALEAGVSTSVVDALIDAGTLEAIALAVEPEKLPDPEHGAQLLSPAQEAASEALRRQLRQGGFSVMLLEGVTGSGKTEVYFEAVAEALRADKQVLILMPEIALTTQFTQRFEARFGARPGEWHSGVSPKRKAQLLTALAAGERRAVIGARSALTLPFAKLGLVIIDEEHDSGYKQEDGVIYHARDMAVVRARLEQAPVVLVSATPSIETRVNAEAGRYGRVLLPDRVSGRPLPDISAVDLRRAPPAKDRWLSPTLVAGIADTIAAGEQSLLFLNRRGYAPLTVCRACGHRFRCAQCSAWLVEHRFTRSLRCHHCGHREKRPEACPECGAIDTLAACGPGVERLAEEVAGHFPQARIIVLSSDMPGGTERLRREFAEITEGKADIVIGTQLIAKGHDFKRVALVGVVDGDIGQAGADPRANERTFQLLQQVTGRAGRGETGGRALIQTYDPSSPVISAMLSGDAERFYESEIAARRAAGMPPFGRLASLIVSGPRAQEALTHARAIVQAAHRVSSQDSAQQDGAPKGGLAKNAFNKGTMLALGPAEAPIAVIRGRHRFRILVKAPRNADLQSYLRAVIAEAGRPRGGVRLIVDVDPQSFL; encoded by the coding sequence ATGATCGCCGATGTGCTGATGCCGGTCGGGGTCGACACGGCCTATTCCTACCGCTCGCCGCTGGGATTGACGGTTGCGCCCGGCGATGTCGTGGTCGCTCCTCTCGGTCCGCGCCAGACGCTCGGTGTCGTCTGGGCGGTCCGCGAAGAACGCGCATCCGAGCATCCGAACCTCAAATCGCTGATCGGCAAGGCGCCGCTGCCGGCCCTTCCCAAGGCGCTCATCGATTTCGTCGAATGGACGGCGCGCTGGACCTTGGCGCCGCGCGGCCTCGTGCTGCGCATGGCGCTGCACGACACGAGCGCCGTGCCGCCCGAGGCGCCGCGCATCGGCGTGCGCCTCGCCGGCCCGCCGCCGCAGCGGCTGACGCCGGCGCGCCAGCGCGTGCTGCAGGCCGCGGGAGCGGTGGCGCCGGGCGCCGTGCTCGGCAAGCGGGCGCTCGCGCTCGAGGCCGGCGTGAGCACTTCGGTCGTCGACGCCCTCATCGATGCCGGGACGCTCGAAGCGATCGCTCTCGCGGTCGAGCCCGAGAAGCTGCCCGATCCCGAGCATGGCGCCCAGCTGCTCTCGCCCGCGCAGGAGGCGGCATCGGAGGCGCTGCGTCGCCAGCTTCGCCAGGGGGGATTTTCGGTGATGCTGCTCGAAGGCGTCACGGGCTCGGGCAAGACGGAGGTCTATTTCGAGGCCGTCGCCGAGGCTCTGCGGGCCGACAAGCAAGTGCTGATCCTGATGCCCGAGATCGCGCTGACGACGCAGTTCACGCAGCGCTTCGAGGCCCGCTTCGGCGCCCGCCCGGGCGAATGGCATTCGGGCGTCTCGCCGAAGCGCAAGGCGCAGCTGCTGACGGCTCTCGCGGCCGGCGAGCGGCGCGCCGTGATCGGCGCCCGCTCGGCGCTCACTCTGCCGTTTGCGAAACTCGGCCTCGTCATCATCGATGAGGAGCATGATTCCGGCTACAAGCAGGAAGACGGCGTCATCTATCATGCGCGCGACATGGCGGTGGTGCGAGCGAGGCTCGAGCAGGCGCCGGTGGTGCTGGTCTCGGCGACGCCCTCGATCGAGACGCGCGTCAATGCCGAAGCCGGCCGATATGGAAGGGTGCTGCTGCCCGACCGCGTCTCCGGCCGGCCTCTGCCGGACATCTCCGCCGTCGATCTGCGGCGTGCCCCGCCCGCGAAGGACCGCTGGCTGTCGCCCACCCTGGTCGCGGGGATCGCCGACACGATCGCTGCCGGCGAGCAGAGCCTGTTGTTCCTCAACCGGCGCGGCTATGCGCCGCTCACCGTCTGCCGCGCCTGCGGCCATCGCTTCCGTTGCGCGCAATGCTCGGCCTGGCTGGTCGAGCACCGCTTCACCCGCTCCTTGCGCTGCCATCATTGCGGCCATCGCGAGAAACGCCCCGAGGCCTGCCCGGAATGCGGCGCGATCGACACGCTCGCCGCCTGCGGCCCCGGCGTCGAGCGCCTGGCCGAGGAGGTGGCGGGTCATTTCCCGCAAGCGCGCATCATCGTCTTGTCGAGCGACATGCCCGGCGGCACCGAGCGGCTGCGGCGCGAATTCGCCGAGATCACCGAGGGCAAGGCGGATATCGTGATCGGCACTCAGCTGATCGCCAAGGGGCATGATTTCAAGCGCGTGGCGCTGGTCGGAGTGGTCGACGGCGATATCGGCCAGGCCGGGGCCGATCCGCGCGCCAATGAACGCACCTTTCAATTGCTGCAGCAGGTGACGGGGCGGGCCGGACGCGGCGAGACCGGCGGACGCGCCCTGATCCAGACCTATGATCCTTCGAGCCCCGTGATCTCCGCCATGCTATCTGGAGATGCGGAGCGCTTCTACGAGAGCGAGATCGCGGCGCGCCGGGCGGCCGGCATGCCGCCTTTCGGGCGGCTCGCGAGCTTGATCGTTTCGGGCCCGCGGGCCCAGGAGGCGCTCACCCATGCCCGCGCCATCGTGCAGGCGGCCCATCGCGTCTCATCGCAGGACTCGGCGCAGCAGGACGGTGCGCCGAAAGGCGGTTTGGCCAAGAATGCCTTCAACAAAGGCACAATGCTGGCGCTCGGCCCGGCCGAGGCGCCGATCGCCGTCATCAGGGGGCGCCACCGTTTCCGTATCCTGGTGAAAGCGCCGCGCAACGCCGATCTGCAATCATATCTGCGCGCCGTGATCGCCGAGGCCGGGCGGCCGCGCGGCGGGGTCAGGCTGATCGTCGATGTTGATCCCCAGAGCTTCCTCTGA
- a CDS encoding RNA polymerase, sigma 32 subunit, RpoH: protein MASPQLAGAALQVGPGPPSPRGKEARQEAWMSDLGHIHNEIARTAMSAPYLQRDEEHDLARRWCDTKDEKALHRLVTSHIRLVVAIASRFRHYGLPLADLVQEGHVGLLEAAARFEPDRQLRFATYAAWWIRAAIQDHVLRNISIVRGGSSSAQKSLFFNVRRLRARLMQMAANDPDFDVQARIAAALGVSREDVAAMEARLARDDLSLNQPLSGEAPAGASDRQDALVDASPLPDEIAAASLDAPRRAGWLDRALARLTDRERMVIEARRLRDDEHVTLEAVGKRLGVSKERVRQIESQALVKLKAALVSDRGDAFMAFA from the coding sequence ATGGCTTCGCCGCAGCTCGCCGGCGCCGCGCTGCAGGTTGGGCCGGGACCGCCCTCGCCCCGCGGCAAGGAGGCTCGCCAGGAGGCCTGGATGTCCGATCTCGGTCATATCCACAATGAGATCGCCAGGACCGCGATGTCGGCGCCTTATCTGCAACGCGACGAGGAGCATGACCTCGCGCGCCGCTGGTGCGACACAAAGGACGAGAAGGCCCTGCACCGCCTCGTCACCTCGCATATAAGGCTCGTGGTCGCGATTGCCAGCCGCTTTCGCCATTATGGCCTGCCGCTCGCCGATCTGGTGCAGGAGGGGCATGTAGGGCTGCTCGAAGCGGCCGCACGTTTCGAGCCCGACCGGCAATTGCGCTTCGCGACCTACGCGGCCTGGTGGATCAGGGCCGCCATCCAGGACCATGTGCTCCGCAATATCTCGATCGTGCGCGGCGGCAGTAGTTCGGCCCAGAAATCCTTGTTCTTCAATGTGCGGCGGCTCAGGGCGAGGCTGATGCAGATGGCGGCGAATGACCCGGATTTCGATGTGCAGGCGAGGATCGCCGCGGCGCTCGGCGTCTCGCGCGAGGATGTCGCCGCCATGGAGGCACGATTGGCGCGCGACGATCTTTCGCTCAACCAGCCCCTCTCCGGCGAGGCCCCAGCTGGCGCATCCGACCGTCAGGACGCTCTCGTCGATGCAAGCCCGCTGCCCGACGAGATCGCGGCGGCGAGCCTCGATGCGCCGCGCCGGGCCGGCTGGCTCGACCGCGCGCTGGCGCGCCTCACGGACCGCGAAAGGATGGTCATCGAAGCCCGCCGGCTGCGCGATGATGAGCACGTCACGCTCGAAGCGGTCGGAAAGCGACTCGGCGTCTCGAAGGAACGCGTGCGCCAGATCGAGAGCCAGGCATTGGTGAAACTCAAGGCGGCGCTGGTCTCGGATCGCGGCGACGCCTTCATGGCCTTTGCGTAG
- a CDS encoding altronate hydrolase, which produces MNEIVKQPRTIRLHADDNVVVAVDQLQPGAIGQGVVAIERVPRGHKMASSQIAEGAPVCKFGQIIGFATRPIAPGEWVHEHNVEMHDFARDYRFAEAAQKTDLLEPQNRATFEGFRRQNGKVGTRNYIGILTSVNCSASVARFMAEAVERSGILADYPTIDGVIPLVHGGGCALDVKGEGYDILKRTQWGYATNPNMAGVVMVGLGCEGFQIGRWKEAYGISESDTFRSFTIQETGGTRKTVAAGVEAIKTMLPIVAKAKRETMLASELVLALQCGGSDGYSGITANAALGAAVDLLVRQGGTAILSETPEIYGAEHLLTRRAATRDIGEKLVERIKWWEDYTSRNRMEMNNNPSPGNKAGGLTTILEKSLGAAAKGGTTTLTAVYEYAEQVTEKGFVFMDTPGYDPVSATGQVAGGANILAFTTGRGSAYGCKPTPSIKLATNSEMYRRMIDDMDIDCGDIVEGVTVLDKGQEIFDKVLKVASGERSKSEELGYGDAEFVPWTVGATM; this is translated from the coding sequence ATGAACGAGATAGTCAAGCAGCCCCGCACGATCCGCCTGCATGCCGACGACAATGTCGTGGTGGCGGTGGACCAGCTCCAGCCGGGGGCCATCGGCCAGGGGGTGGTGGCCATCGAGCGGGTGCCGCGCGGGCACAAGATGGCGAGCTCCCAGATCGCCGAGGGCGCTCCGGTGTGCAAATTCGGCCAGATCATCGGCTTTGCGACGCGGCCGATCGCGCCTGGCGAATGGGTGCATGAGCACAATGTCGAGATGCATGATTTCGCGCGCGACTACCGTTTCGCCGAGGCCGCGCAGAAGACGGACCTGCTGGAGCCTCAGAACCGCGCCACTTTCGAGGGCTTCCGCCGCCAAAACGGCAAGGTCGGGACGCGCAATTATATCGGCATCCTGACCTCGGTGAACTGCTCGGCCTCGGTGGCGCGCTTCATGGCGGAAGCCGTCGAGCGCTCCGGCATCCTCGCGGATTACCCGACGATCGATGGCGTCATCCCGCTGGTGCATGGCGGGGGTTGTGCGCTCGACGTGAAGGGCGAGGGCTACGATATCCTGAAGCGCACCCAATGGGGCTATGCGACGAACCCCAACATGGCCGGCGTGGTGATGGTCGGGCTTGGCTGCGAGGGCTTCCAGATCGGCCGCTGGAAGGAGGCTTATGGCATCTCCGAGAGCGACACCTTCCGCTCCTTCACCATCCAGGAGACGGGTGGCACCAGGAAGACGGTCGCCGCCGGCGTCGAGGCCATCAAAACCATGCTGCCGATCGTCGCCAAGGCGAAGCGCGAGACGATGCTGGCCTCGGAGCTGGTGCTGGCGCTGCAATGCGGCGGCTCGGACGGCTATTCGGGCATCACGGCCAATGCGGCGCTCGGTGCGGCCGTCGATCTCCTGGTGCGCCAAGGCGGCACCGCGATCCTCTCCGAGACGCCCGAGATCTATGGCGCCGAGCATCTCCTGACGCGGCGCGCCGCGACCCGTGATATCGGCGAGAAGCTGGTCGAGCGCATCAAATGGTGGGAGGATTATACGAGCCGCAACCGCATGGAGATGAACAACAATCCCTCCCCCGGCAACAAGGCGGGCGGCCTCACCACCATCCTCGAGAAATCGCTCGGCGCGGCCGCGAAAGGCGGCACGACGACGCTCACCGCCGTCTATGAATATGCCGAGCAGGTGACCGAGAAGGGATTCGTGTTCATGGACACGCCCGGCTACGACCCCGTCTCGGCCACCGGCCAAGTGGCGGGCGGAGCCAATATCCTCGCCTTCACCACGGGGCGCGGCTCGGCCTATGGCTGCAAGCCGACACCCTCGATCAAGCTCGCCACCAACTCCGAGATGTATCGCCGCATGATCGACGACATGGACATCGATTGCGGCGATATCGTCGAAGGCGTGACCGTGCTCGACAAGGGGCAGGAGATCTTCGACAAGGTGCTGAAGGTGGCCTCGGGCGAACGCTCCAAATCCGAAGAGCTCGGCTATGGCGATGCCGAATTCGTGCCCTGGACGGTCGGCGCCACGATGTAG
- a CDS encoding 23S rRNA (guanosine2251-2'-O)-methyltransferase, translated as MDRRGPDRRPAAGWRQKPRGPRREAASPLSGDAEPILIYGLHAVSEALANPRREITRLLVTENALRRLEDKARSRLQPEMVGPHDIARLLPPDAVHQGIMAEALPLIAPELDDLAEDGMVLALDQITDPHNVGAILRTASAFAVKAVIVPMRHSPAATGVLAKAASGALEHVPIVPVRNLADALIALAERGFLRVGLDSEGEGTLEEAALRAPLVLALGAEGKGLRDRVRQSCDLVVRIDLPGAIKSLNVSNAAAIALSVIHRRIANSE; from the coding sequence GTGGACAGACGAGGCCCTGATCGACGACCCGCCGCCGGCTGGCGGCAGAAGCCGCGCGGGCCGAGGCGCGAAGCCGCGTCGCCACTCTCGGGCGATGCCGAGCCCATCCTCATCTATGGCCTGCATGCGGTGAGCGAGGCGCTGGCCAATCCGCGGCGCGAGATCACGCGGCTCCTGGTCACGGAAAATGCGCTGCGGCGGTTGGAGGATAAGGCCCGGTCGCGCCTGCAGCCGGAGATGGTGGGGCCCCATGACATTGCCCGGCTGCTGCCGCCCGACGCCGTGCATCAAGGCATAATGGCTGAGGCCCTGCCCCTCATTGCGCCCGAGCTCGACGATCTCGCCGAGGACGGGATGGTGCTGGCGCTCGACCAGATCACCGATCCGCATAATGTCGGCGCCATCCTGCGCACCGCCAGCGCCTTCGCGGTCAAGGCGGTCATCGTGCCGATGCGCCACAGCCCGGCCGCGACCGGCGTTCTCGCCAAGGCTGCCTCCGGCGCGCTCGAGCATGTGCCCATCGTGCCGGTGCGCAACCTCGCCGATGCGCTGATCGCGCTCGCCGAGCGCGGCTTCCTGCGCGTCGGCCTCGATTCAGAGGGCGAGGGCACCTTGGAGGAGGCGGCTCTGCGCGCCCCGCTGGTACTGGCGCTCGGCGCCGAAGGCAAGGGGTTGCGCGACCGCGTGCGCCAATCCTGCGACCTCGTGGTGCGCATCGACCTGCCCGGCGCCATCAAGAGCCTGAACGTGTCGAACGCGGCAGCGATCGCGCTCTCGGTTATTCACAGGCGAATAGCGAATAGCGAATAG
- a CDS encoding Transposase → MAVERVRDGEPASSVIASYGFSRTTIYKWVAAAATPGIGLKALLSRPASGRPRTLSPHQERQVYRWINGRDPRQYGLDFGLWTRSIVASLIERKFDIRLGVTAVGELLAKLGLTPQKPLQRAYQRDPEAIERWQRETFPAIARQAKASGGEIYFWDESGFRADTVHGKTWGVKGQTPVVERPGQRQSISAASAVNSKGAFWYCTYQGGLNAELFVDLLRRMMRHRTKPVHLVVDGLPAHKTTLAKAYVASTNGLLTLHFLPGYAPELNPDELVWSHMKRTGVARTPLRKSETLRGKIETQLAALRTTPGLIRSFFKAPAVAYITDW, encoded by the coding sequence ATGGCGGTGGAGCGGGTGCGGGACGGAGAGCCGGCCTCTTCGGTTATCGCGTCTTACGGTTTCAGTCGCACGACGATCTACAAATGGGTTGCGGCCGCGGCGACACCGGGGATTGGCCTGAAAGCGCTGCTGTCTCGGCCGGCGAGTGGGCGGCCGCGCACTTTGTCCCCTCATCAGGAGCGGCAGGTTTATCGCTGGATCAATGGCCGCGACCCTCGCCAGTATGGACTGGATTTCGGCCTGTGGACGCGGTCGATAGTGGCCAGCCTGATCGAGCGCAAGTTTGACATTCGCCTTGGTGTGACCGCCGTGGGCGAATTGCTCGCCAAACTCGGGTTGACACCGCAAAAGCCGTTGCAGCGCGCCTACCAGCGCGATCCGGAAGCCATCGAGAGATGGCAGCGCGAAACCTTTCCCGCCATTGCGCGGCAGGCGAAAGCGTCAGGGGGCGAGATCTATTTCTGGGATGAGTCCGGGTTTCGTGCGGACACTGTGCACGGCAAGACTTGGGGTGTGAAAGGGCAAACACCTGTTGTCGAGCGCCCCGGTCAACGGCAATCGATCAGTGCGGCATCGGCCGTGAATTCGAAAGGCGCTTTCTGGTATTGCACTTATCAAGGCGGCCTCAACGCGGAGCTGTTTGTTGATCTGCTGCGGCGAATGATGCGGCACCGCACGAAGCCGGTGCATCTGGTGGTAGACGGCCTCCCGGCGCACAAGACGACGCTGGCAAAAGCCTATGTTGCGTCGACCAATGGGCTGCTGACGCTACACTTCCTTCCCGGTTATGCGCCCGAGTTGAACCCTGATGAACTTGTCTGGAGCCATATGAAGCGCACCGGCGTTGCCAGGACACCACTGCGCAAAAGCGAAACACTACGAGGCAAAATCGAAACCCAACTTGCAGCACTCAGGACAACGCCCGGGCTCATCCGATCATTCTTCAAGGCCCCAGCTGTCGCCTATATTACCGACTGGTGA
- a CDS encoding hypothetical protein (manually curated) yields MKLDRTTVIAGIKIKLIRDAIREMARHDMGDGGWTACSLANHMGISPTHAEWLSEVLVEQKILERKPPPSWDKDPASRTRYALGEHGTRFMLTRMLKRIDRAKVDGIIAELLKRVTRINADSNLCYFVNEIRLFGSATNGNAGSFGDVDIAYDLGRRKRPPEYKGWHDWSRERWELAGRSNLNFLQELYYAEHEVLQLLKARNQYLSVHNFDDLVGIGADSVRLFILPEGQIESEDGVSGERLHRMRMASARERAEKKEQQGDKKKLVTVTTERSPEQIKRQMITAVQSLAFDLIRAIDEPSPSEALAQSIAVAHQRIKDYRELKVPVHIPDILRDTLSIDIIEQKSERDTFVFSEDRERMAQDGTDKAAAAHKQVTHAVLERLTHRSAIKATNGLYIGAWFGIMSHEARRAQL; encoded by the coding sequence TTGAAGCTGGATCGAACGACTGTCATTGCTGGAATAAAGATCAAGTTGATTCGCGACGCAATTCGTGAAATGGCCCGCCACGATATGGGTGATGGTGGTTGGACTGCTTGCTCCTTGGCCAATCATATGGGCATCTCGCCAACTCATGCGGAGTGGCTGAGCGAAGTATTGGTTGAGCAGAAAATTCTCGAAAGAAAACCACCGCCATCGTGGGATAAGGATCCAGCTTCCCGAACTCGCTATGCATTGGGCGAACATGGCACGCGGTTTATGCTCACCCGCATGCTGAAGCGCATCGACCGTGCGAAGGTCGACGGCATCATCGCTGAGCTTTTAAAACGGGTCACCCGGATCAATGCTGATTCGAATCTTTGCTATTTCGTGAATGAAATTCGCTTGTTTGGCAGTGCCACGAATGGCAACGCCGGGAGCTTTGGCGACGTTGATATCGCCTATGATCTTGGCCGCAGGAAACGACCGCCCGAATACAAAGGCTGGCATGATTGGTCGCGCGAGCGATGGGAGCTCGCCGGTCGCAGCAACCTCAATTTCCTGCAGGAGCTTTATTATGCTGAGCACGAGGTCCTACAACTGCTCAAGGCTCGGAACCAATATCTGTCCGTCCACAACTTCGATGACTTAGTCGGCATCGGTGCCGACAGTGTCCGCCTGTTCATTCTACCCGAAGGTCAGATCGAATCTGAGGATGGTGTGTCGGGCGAGAGGTTGCACCGGATGCGAATGGCGAGTGCAAGGGAACGGGCAGAAAAGAAAGAACAGCAAGGAGACAAGAAAAAGCTGGTCACCGTCACCACAGAACGGTCCCCTGAACAAATCAAGCGGCAGATGATCACCGCTGTGCAATCGCTCGCGTTCGATCTAATTCGTGCCATCGATGAACCGTCGCCATCGGAAGCGCTTGCGCAAAGCATCGCCGTCGCACACCAACGAATTAAGGATTATCGCGAGCTGAAAGTGCCAGTCCATATACCGGACATCCTGCGCGATACTCTATCGATCGATATCATTGAGCAAAAATCCGAGCGAGACACATTCGTGTTCTCCGAGGATCGCGAACGTATGGCACAGGACGGGACAGATAAGGCGGCAGCCGCTCATAAGCAGGTCACGCATGCCGTACTCGAGAGACTTACTCACCGGTCGGCAATTAAGGCGACAAATGGCTTGTACATTGGCGCATGGTTTGGTATCATGAGCCATGAAGCGAGACGGGCGCAGCTTTGA